Proteins encoded together in one Perognathus longimembris pacificus isolate PPM17 chromosome 8, ASM2315922v1, whole genome shotgun sequence window:
- the Mtln gene encoding mitoregulin — translation MADVSERTLQVSVLVAFASGVLLGWQANRLRRRYLDWRKRRLQDKLATTQKKLDLA, via the coding sequence ATGGCGGACGTGTCGGAGCGGACGCTGCAAGTCTCCGTGCTGGTGGCCTTCGCCTCCGGAGTGCTCCTGGGCTGGCAGGCGAACCGGCTCCGCAGGCGCTACCTGGACTGGAGGAAGCGGCGGCTGCAGGACAAGCTGGCGACCACGCAGAAGAAGCTGGACCTGGCCTGA